The Arachis ipaensis cultivar K30076 chromosome B07, Araip1.1, whole genome shotgun sequence genomic interval NNNNNNNNNNNNNNNNNNNNNNNNNNNNNNNNNNNNNNNNNNNNNNNNNNNNNNNNNNNNNNNNNNNNNNNNNNNNNNNNNNNNNNNNNNNNNNNNNNNNNNNNNNNNNNNNNNNNNNNNNNNNNNNNNNNNNNNNNNNNNNNNNNNNNNNNNNNNNNNNNNNNNNNNNNNNNNNNNNNNNNNNNNNNNNNNNNNNNNNNNNNNNNNNNNNNNNNNNNNNNNNNNNNNNNNNNNNNNNNNNNNNNNNNNNNNNNNNNNNNNNNNNNNNNNNNNNNNNNNNNNNNNNNNNNNNNNNNNNNNNNNNNNNNNNNNNNNNNNNNNNNNNNNNNNNNNNNNNNNNNNNNNNNNNNNNNNNNNNNNNNNNNNNNNNNNNNNNNNNNNNNNNNNNNNNNNNNNNNNNNNNNNNNNNNNNNNNNNNNNNNNNNNNNNNNNNNNNNNNNNNNNNNNNNNNNNNNNNNNNNNNNNNNNNNNNNNNNNNNNNNNNNNNNNNNNNNNNNNNNNNNNNNNNNNNNNNNNNNNNNNNNNNNNNNNNNNNNNNNNNNNNNNNNNNNNNNNNNNNNNNNNNNNNNNNNNNNNNNNNNNNNNNNNNNNNNNNNNNNNNNNNNNNNNNNNNNNNNNNNNNNNNNNNNNNNNNNNNNNNNNNNNNNNNNNNNNNNNNNNNNNNNNNNNNNNNNNNNNNNNNNNNNNNNNNNNNNNNNNNNNNNNNNNNNNNNNNNNNNNNNNNNNNNNNNNNNNNNNNNNNNNNNNNNNNNNNNNNNNNNNNNNNNNNNNNNNNNNNNNNNNNNNNNNNNNNNNNNNNNNNNNNNNNNNNNNNNNNNNNNNNNNNNNNNNNNNNNNNNNNNNNNNNNNNNNNNNNNNNNNNNNNNNNNNNNNNNNNNNNNNNNNNNNNNNNNNNNNNNNNNNNNNNNNNNNNNNNNNNNNNNNNNNNNNNNNNNNNNNNNNNNNNNNNNNNNNNNNNNNNNNNNNNNNNNNNNNNNNNNNNNNNNNNNNNNNNNNNNNNNNNNNNNNNNNNNNNNNNNNNNNNNNNNNNNNNNNNNNNNNNNNNNNNNNNNNNNNNNNNNNNNNNNNNNNNNNNNNNNNNNNNNNNNNNNNNNNNNNNNNNNNNNNNNNNNNNNNNNNNNNNNNNNNNNNNNNNNNNNNNNNNNNNNNNNNNNNNNNNNNNNNNNNNNNNNNNNNNNNNNNNNNNNNNNNNNNNNNNNNNNNNNNNNNNNNNNNNNNNNNNNNNNNNNNNNNNNNNNNNNNNNNNNNNNNNNNNNNNNNNNNNNNNNNNNNNNNNNNNNNNNNNNNNNNNNNNNNNNNNNNNNNNNNNNNNNNNNNNNNNNNNNNNNNNNNNNNNNNNNNNNNNNNNNNNNNNNNNNNNNNNNNNNNNNNNNNNNNNNNNNNNNNNNNNNNNNNNNNNNNNNNNNNNNNNNNNNNNNNNNNNNNNNNNNNNNNNNNNNNNNNNNNNNNNNNNNNNNNNNNNNNNNNNNNNNNNNNNNNNNNNNNNNNNNNNNNNNNNNNNNNNNNNNNNNNNNNNNNNNNNNNNNNNNNNNNNNNNNNNNNNNNNNNNNNNNNNNNNNNNNNNNNNNNNNNNNNNNNNNNNNNNNNNNNNNNNNNNNNNNNNNNNNNNNNNNNNNNNNNNNNNNNNNNNNNNNNNNNNNNNNNNNNNNNNNNNNNNNNNNNNNNNNNNNNNNNNNNNNNNNNNNNNNNNNNNNNNNNNNNNNNNNNNNNNNNNNNNNNNNNNNNNNNNNNNNNNNNNNNNNNNNNNNNNNNNNNNNNNNNNNNNNNNNNNNNNNNNNNNNNNNNNNNNNNNNNNNNNNNNNNNNNNNNNNNNNNNNNNNNNNNNNNNNNNNNNNNNNNNNNNNNNNNNNNNNNNNNNNNNNNNNNNNNNNNNNNNNNNNNNNNNNNNNNNNNNNNNNNNNNNNNNNNNNNNNNNNNNNNNNNNNNNNNNNNNNNNNNNNNNNNNNNNNNNNNNNNNNNNNNNNNNNNNNNNNNNNNNNNNNNNNNNNNNNNNNNNNNNNNNNNNNNNNNNNNNNNNNNNNNNNNNNNNNNNNNNNNNNNNNNNNNNNNNNNNNNNNNNNNNNNNNNNNNNNNNNNNNNNNNNNNNNNNNNNNNNNNNNNNNNNNNNNNNNNNNNNNNNNNNNNNNNNNNNNNNNNNNNNNNNNNNNNNNNNNNNNNNNNNNNNNNNNNNNNNNNNNNNNNNNNNNNNNNNNNNNNNNNNNNNNNNNNNNNNNNNNNNNNNNNNNNNNNNNNNNNNNNNNNNNNNNNNNNNNNNNNNNNNNNNNNNNNNNNNNNNNNNNNNNNNNNNNNNNNNNNNNNNNNNNNNNNNNNNNNNNNNNNNNNNNNNNNNNNNNNNNNNNNNNNNNNNNNNNNNNNNNNNNNNNNNNNNNNNNNNNNNNNNNNNNNNNNNNNNNNNNNNNNNNNNNNNNNNNNNNNNNNNNNNNNNNNNNNNNNNNNNNNNNNNNNNNNNNTGATTGAATATTAATCATTTTCCATCCTTATTCTAACTTTATGAAGTGATTGCATACACATTTCACATAAGAAAATGTCTTAGAAGTGTAAATAATATACTTTAATAATAAGATAATCAAAtttgttaagatttgaatttaggctatcatttttattttattttatgagtaaagtatcgtttttatctgtaatgtttggggtaagtctcaaagttatttctaacgtttaaatcgtcttatttaagtatttaacatttcaaaattgactcaatgttgttctATCGTTAGagatctgttaacagaattgacgttGGGATaaaattgagatgattttgaaacgttaggaacttaaatatgACGAAAACGCTgagaacaaaaacgatacataattACAtgtatagaaataaattttaattttatccttcaataatatcaatttttagtacatagttatttaattatttttaatcacatctaagtaaattatacttaatcacattGCTTttgttctaaataaatttatttttttttataaattaaataaaggtaataattactaaaataaataattttaaaaatatttatcgaaATAAATACTCCTCTCTTATGTCGTTTACTCTGTAAATGAGATAATTTTGTATGTATCTCAtgtttatctcgtttacagtgtaaacgacgTTTACAATAATCCAAACTTTTGGCATGCAATTAGTATATAAAAAGGTAGGTAGAAGAGATTAAATAGATATATTTGATCAATTTTAGTCTATTTTAAATGATAAGGATTAACACGTTTACTTGGAAATTATTAAACTGCTCATTATTAACACGGTACccactatttaaaaatttaaataaatgtaATTTATTTAATAATCCAGTTAATGCATGTTACTACTTTATTGGTATATAATATGAAATCTTTTTtacttaaattatattttaaattttgatgtaCTCCTatgcaataaataaaatttatatgtaCTTCTGTACAAAAAACAAAAGGAGTGAATAAATATGGAAGAAAGCAAATGtgcattataaatattttaatgttttaatttgtaaattagatattttaaaaattaattatgttaTATGTACATAGTAAATAACCACCGTTATACATATTgaacaaaaaaattcataaagTGCTCTCATTCTCGACTCTCGACAAAATCTCTAACTCGAGTTCTCTGTTTGATACGCGTAATAAAAGGATGGAAGACCAAAGGCACGCGCATGAAATATTAACTAAGAAATGAACGACTAATACTTGGCTTTCTTTATAATTttcccaaaaaagaaaaaaaaagttgtcAAGCTCATACAAGAAAATGCGCCAAAGAGGATACACAAACAAAATTAACCAAGCACTTTTGAGACATAACCTACTTCTAATAGGAACTATCACTAAACCACAGTGACAGGGTATCTAATTATATTTCCCTCTGAATGTATGGCATCAACGCATATAATCAGGTTATTAAAACAAATTTTCAGTGTTGCGTGTTCTTGCTTAAAATAACGTCTCATGCTTCAACGAATTGCTTGAGCTTCTGCAACCAGACCAAGTATTCCCTGCTATCCTTGTTGATCATGTACTCATGCAAGAAATTGGTTGTGCTAGGCTTGATTCCTCTAATTTCTAAGTACTTGTGGAAAGACTTTTGGAGGCCCTCGTCCAAATCCCTGTAAGACAGGAACACAAAAGAAGTTCAGACAGGGTCTAGAAATTACACTACCAGAATATTGAACTGTGAAATGAAAAGATTCTGAGTGCAAGGTGCGGAGACTTACTGGAAGTCTGGTCCTTCGTATGCAATCTGATCCTCGCTGGGTTCCGGATTCTTAACAGACAAGCTGTCAATGACGACCTCATCGGGGTAAGCCACACAACTGAATTCCAGATAGGGCCCATCCTTCTTGTAAACACTGACTGAAAGCGGAATGCTTGACTGAGATGCTCTCTCACTCTCATCGTCGTCGTCACGACCATCATCATTTTCTTCCCCGGTGACCAGATCAGGCATGTGCACCTCAACCTTAATTTCCTCACCTTGATATGTCCTTTCAAGCATTATAGTCTGCTGTCCCGGCTGATCAAGTATCTTAAAAGGGAAATTACTTGGAGCCTCATCAACCTGTCTCtataacacaaaaaaaaaagtgtgATCATACAACTACTTTTCCGAATTTCAACAAGAAACTCCCAAAATAAATCATAGTTTAAATATAACTTTTGTACCTATAGTTGTATTCAAATTTGATCTGTCCAGATAACATAAATATTTTCGTACAAGTCCACATAGTTTTATGCTTTAGTGaccaaataaagaaataaataaaactataaggaccaatacttcataaaattatgaataattaattataaaaaaaattacaattcaaGGGGCAAGTGGTGAAAAGAATACAATATTGGTATTTAATGgcaagaacaaaataaaaaagagtaaAGCACATCACAtataagaaagaagaaaaaaaaggcacTAAATTTATGATACACACTTCAAAAGAAAAATGACACTACTAAAATTAAATAATGCATAGAAGTTTTTATGTGAAACAATGCTACAGCAACATTTTTTAGTCAACGAAACATCAAACCAGTAGAGGGAGCTAGAAATAATAATCAACCATCATAATAATCATTGAATTGAGCTGATTACCGAATCCCTTTCATTATCAAGATAATCATTTCACAGAATGATGAAGAAAGAAGAGCAAAGAAACTTACAGTGTGATTGTCGGTTTCCTGGGCGCAAGTGATCTCCGATTCGATGACGCGGAGAAGGTTCTCGTCGGAGGTGGGCTTGTTCTTATAAGCCAAAGAAGAAAAACCGAACGTCGGAACCGCCGAGTCCTTTTGCACGTTCTGGTTGATGGCGCTCAACAAAACGGTGCGGTAGCTACTCTGCCGCTGAGTGTTCTTCAACAATTGCCCTGCAATCACAAGAGGCCTTGCGAGAGATCCAGACCTGCGAAGAATCGAGCTGAACGCCATCTCCGAAACTGaggggaaagagaaaaacagCCGAAGAGGGAATGGGGTTTTAATAGGGTTTAAGAGATTTGGGAAATTTTCAAACCCTAAAACTTGTAGTAATGTTACGCAAGTGAAGCTCTCTAGTATTCGGCCCATTCTCTTTTTCGGACCGGTCCATAAGGGAAAGGAGTATTAACATAGCCAACAATAAACTTTTAGCCAACATATCCGGATTTCCATAATTGTTAAAAGGAAAAACAAATGTTTTTATCATAAACTTTGCGAACGCTGACAAGAGTActcatcaaacaaaaaaaaaaaactaatgttGCCATAATAAAAAATGAATTCTATGTGATAAAAATGCCAAAACTTTAAACAATAAAACTTAGAATAATGTTATCTATGACTGATTTTGTTATGTTAGACTAAATTAGTTGAACTTAGTTACCAAAAAGACTTAAATATGTAGATTATTCTTATTTTATTCATTTCAAGATCTtacatttccttagaaaatatttgttgagttattatagCTTATATATCATGTATTCTTTATGTACTCTATATCATGTATTCTTTATGTACTCTGacttaaaaataattacaataataagtctattattgataaaaaaaaaatctaagtaacACTTAGGTTTTTTTTGTGTGCATAATCACTTAGTTGGGTATTTTGTTAAATTGAGAATAATTATGCAAAACAATAACTAGGTAGAGGTTGTAGTTCTTGTTTTAATTGGAGGCgagattcgaacccccgacacttatTTAAAagaacgagtgagctgaccactcgaccaacccaaattgATTCTATTTAAAAGTTTACTTCATGAATTATAACTCAAAATTATTTAGTTACATAGTCAACAATCGCATTAGAAAAGCTCAAAATAATTGTCACCATTGTTGAATATTGTTAATGACTTGGACATTGTGCCTCTTCTTAATT includes:
- the LOC107609566 gene encoding uncharacterized protein At2g39795, mitochondrial isoform X1, which translates into the protein MGRILESFTCVTLLQVLGFENFPNLLNPIKTPFPLRLFFSFPSVSEMAFSSILRRSGSLARPLVIAGQLLKNTQRQSSYRTVLLSAINQNVQKDSAVPTFGFSSLAYKNKPTSDENLLRVIESEITCAQETDNHTRQVDEAPSNFPFKILDQPGQQTIMLERTYQGEEIKVEVHMPDLVTGEENDDGRDDDDESERASQSSIPLSVSVYKKDGPYLEFSCVAYPDEVVIDSLSVKNPEPSEDQIAYEGPDFQDLDEGLQKSFHKYLEIRGIKPSTTNFLHEYMINKDSREYLVWLQKLKQFVEA
- the LOC107609566 gene encoding uncharacterized protein At2g39795, mitochondrial isoform X2 produces the protein MGRILESFTCVTLLQVLGFENFPNLLNPIKTPFPLRLFFSFPSVSEMAFSSILRRSGSLARPLVIAGQLLKNTQRQSSYRTVLLSAINQNVQKDSAVPTFGFSSLAYKNKPTSDENLLRVIESEITCAQETDNHTVDEAPSNFPFKILDQPGQQTIMLERTYQGEEIKVEVHMPDLVTGEENDDGRDDDDESERASQSSIPLSVSVYKKDGPYLEFSCVAYPDEVVIDSLSVKNPEPSEDQIAYEGPDFQDLDEGLQKSFHKYLEIRGIKPSTTNFLHEYMINKDSREYLVWLQKLKQFVEA